The following coding sequences are from one Melanotaenia boesemani isolate fMelBoe1 chromosome 19, fMelBoe1.pri, whole genome shotgun sequence window:
- the LOC121630600 gene encoding long-chain fatty acid transport protein 6 gives MVAVVLSSVFTGLLALLLYQKLSFPFFWQDLFYYWKLRSYTRTVRARMQQGVISYLDCFLLQVKKNPTKPFIIFENQTLTYRDVDRRSNQFAGALRSEVSLKQEDIVAVLMCNEPDFMCVWLGLCKLGCEVAFLNVNVKARSLLHCVRTCGARNMVVGADLVHVVKEVLPDLKEDGVGVWLVDHTSPSDGFNSLLDKVENMSGETLSHIPKVDIMSNFLMIFTSGTTGLPKAARVGHLKAIGSMAFFDLCGATSEDIIYITLPLYHMSASLLGIGGCIQLGATCVLKKKFSASQFWRDCVKHNVTVVQYIGELCRYLLNHPVVPEEKAHVVWLAAGSGLRTDIWRKFITRFGIKKIREGYGLTETSIGFLNYTDEVGPIGRASYFNKLSIPFELLKYDPETYDPVRTNSGRCIPAQAGEAGILVTPLTAGNQFLGYAGNKVQSEKKLLRDVIQAGDVFFNTGDLLLRDHWNFLYFRDRIGDTFRWKGENVSTTEVSEILGFLDFIQEVNVYGVSVPGYEGRAGMAAIVLKEGLKLDGKRLFNHLVETLAVYAWPWFLRIQTSLDVTETFKQQKLKLVREGFNPQTAADPLYFLDVSQKDFILLTTDVYQDILSGNISL, from the exons ATGGTCGCTGTGGTGTTAAGCAGCGTTTTTACCGGATTACTGGCTCTTCTGTTGTACCAGAAACTTTCTTTCCCCTTCTTCTGGCAGGATTTGTTTTACTACTGGAAGCTTCGGAGCTACACGCGGACGGTTCGGGCTCGTATGCAGCAGGGGGTCATCTCATACCTCGACTGTTTTCTCCTCCAAGTAAAGAAGAATCCTACAAAACCCTTTATTATCTTTGAAAACCAGACTCTGACCTACCGGGATGTGGACAGGAGGAGTAACCAGTTTGCGGGCGCGTTGCGGTCCGAGGTGTCTCTGAAGCAGGAGGACATTGTGGCGGTGCTGATGTGCAACGAACCGGACTTCATGTGCGTGTGGCTGGGACTCTGCAAGCTGGGCTGTGAGGTGGCCTTTCTTAACGTCAACGTCAAAGCCAGGTCTCTGCTGCACTGTGTCCGGACGTGTGGAGCCCGGAACATGGTTGTTGGGGCAG ATCTGGTCCATGTGGTGAAGGAGGTCTTGCCTGATCTGAAGGAGGATGGTGTTGGTGTGTGGCTGGTGGATCACACATCGCCCTCTGATGGCTTCAACAGTCTGCTGGATAAGGTGGAAAACATGTCCGGAGAAACCTTAAGTCACATCCCCAAGGTTGACATCATGTCCAATTTCCTGATGATTTTCACATCCGGCACCACAG GTCTGCCCAAAGCAGCCCGGGTGGGTCACCTGAAAGCCATTGGCAGCATGGCTTTCTTTGACTTGTGTGGAGCAACATCTGAAGACATCATCTACATCACTCTTCCTCTGTACCACATGTCTGCATCCCTCTTAGGGATTGGGGGATGCATACAGCTCG GTGCAACATGTGTGTTGAagaagaagttctctgccagtCAGTTTTGGAGGGATTGTGTAAAACACAACGTTACTGTGGTGCAGTACATCGGAGAGCTCTGCAGATACCTGCTCAACCATCCTGTG GTTCCAGAGGAGAAGGCTCACGTTGTTTGGCTGGCAGCAGGAAGTGGCCTCAGGACGGACATATGGAGGAAGTTCATCACACGCTTCGGCATCAAGAAGATCAGAGAAGGTTACGGCTTGACTGAGACCAGCATCGGATTCCTTAACTACACTGATGAGGTCGGGCCAATTGGGAGGGCGAGCTACTTCAACAAG CTCTCTATCCCTTTTGAGCTGCTGAAATACGATCCAGAAACATACGATCCGGTCCGAACAAACTCTGGAAGGTGCATACCTGCACAAGCAG GAGAGGCAGGGATCCTGGTGACACCGCTGACGGCAGGGAACCAGTTCCTGGGCTATGCCGGGAACAAGGTCCAGTCTGAGAAGAAGCTGCTCAGGGATGTGATTCAAGCTGGAGATGTCTTCTTCAACACTGGAGACCTTCTGCTCCGCGACCACTGGAACTTCCTTTATTTCCGCGACCGCATCGGAGACACCTTCAG GTGGAAAGGAGAGAATGTGTCCACCACCGAGGTGTCGGAGATTCTAGGTTTTCTCGATTTTATCCAGGAGGTCAACGTTTACGGCGTCTCAGTTCCAG GATATGAAGGCCGAGCAGGTATGGCTGCCATCGTGTTAAAAGAAGGTCTGAAATTAGATGGAAAGAGGCTCTTCAACCACCTCGTGGAAACTCTTGCTGTGTACGCATGGCCCTGGTTCCTCAGAATACAA ACGTCTTTGGATGTGACAGAAACCTTCAAACAGCAGAAGCTGAAGCTGGTCCGGGAAGGTTTTAACCCACAAACTGCTGCTGATCCTCTGTACTTCTTAGACGTTTCTCAGAAAGACTTCATCCTCCTGACTACAGACGTTTATCAGGATATTTTGTCAGGAAACATCAGCTTATGA
- the dcp2 gene encoding m7GpppN-mRNA hydrolase isoform X2 gives MFSANMDTKRVEIPSSVLDDLCSRFILHIPSEERDNAIRVCFQIELAHWFYLDFCMQNTPGAPHCGIRDFAKAVFQHCPFLLPHGEDVQKVLEQWKEYKMGVPTYGAIILDESLENVLLVQGYLAKSGWGFPKGKVNEDEAPYDCAVREVLEETGFDIKNRICKDMFIEQKITDQLVRLYIIPGVSKDTKFNPKTRKEIRNIEWFPIEKLPCHRNDMTPKSKLGLAPNKFFMAIPFIRPLRDWISSLKGEPPDSDEDLANNRNTPSKPADNIRSKSRHVTGADVFPAESWTKHKQQKTPGYLGQYDPNQRASLKGSGKRSQDSPCVKKGSSDKQKDEKRHQPRRLHEIFERDLAPSCSSYLLSAEDKDFDLLVSSETFLNFRFDRDAIMKCFEY, from the exons ATGTTTTCAGCTAACATGGACACAAAAAGAGTGGAGATCCCCTCCAGCGTCCTGGATGATCTCTGCAG CCGGTTCATCCTTCACATCCCCAGTGAGGAGAGGGACAATGCTATCCGAGTGTGCTTCCAGATTGAGCTGGCCCACTGGTTCTACCTGGACTTCTGCATGCAGAACACTCCAGGAGCGCCGCACTGTGGAATAAGAGACTTTGCCAAAGCAG TCTTCCAACATTGTCCATTTCTGCTGCCCCATGGAGAGGATGTGCAGAAAGTCCTCGAGCAGTGGAAGGAGTACAAGATGGGCGTCCCTACTTACGGAGCTATCATTCTTGATGAATCACTAGAAAAT GTACTTCTTGTTCAGGGCTACCTTGCAAAATCGGGCTGGGGCTTTCCAAAGGGGAAAGTGAACGAGGATGAAGCTCCTTATGACTGCGCAGTTCGTGAA GTGCTGGAAGAGACGGGCTTTGATATCAAGAATCGCATCTGCAAAGACATGTTCATCGAGCAGAAGATCACCGACCAGCTGGTGCGGCTCTATATCATCCCAGGAGTGTCCAAAGATACAAAGTTCAACCCTAAAACAAGGAAGGAGATCCGG aATATTGAATGGTTTCCTATTGAGAAACTGCCCTGTCACAGGAACGACATGACCCCAAAATCTAAACTTGGACTCGCCCCGAATAAATTCTTCATGGCCATCCCATTCATAAG ACCTCTACGAGACTGGATTAGCAGTCTGAAAGGCGAACCACCGGACAGCGACGAGGACTTGGCAAACAACAGGAACACTCCGTCCAAACCTGCAGACAACATTCG GTCTAAATCCCGCCACGTCACAggtgctgatgtgtttcctgcAGAGAGCTGGAccaaacacaagcagcagaaaACTCCAGGATACCTGGGCCAGTACGACCCAAACCAG AGAGCCAGCCTGAAAGGCAGCGGGAAGAGAAGCCAGGACTCTCCCTGTGTGAAGAAAGGAAGCAGCGACAAGCAG aaagatgagaaaagacATCAGCCCAGAAGACTCCATGAGATCTTTGAGAGAG ATTTGGCCCCGAGCTGTTCCAGCTACCTCTTATCAGCTGAAGACAAAGACTTTGACCTCCTTGTTTCCTCCGAGACCTTCCTGAACTTCAGATTTGACAGAGACGCCATCATGAAATGTTTCGAGTACTGA
- the dcp2 gene encoding m7GpppN-mRNA hydrolase isoform X1 gives MFSANMDTKRVEIPSSVLDDLCSRFILHIPSEERDNAIRVCFQIELAHWFYLDFCMQNTPGAPHCGIRDFAKAVFQHCPFLLPHGEDVQKVLEQWKEYKMGVPTYGAIILDESLENVLLVQGYLAKSGWGFPKGKVNEDEAPYDCAVREVLEETGFDIKNRICKDMFIEQKITDQLVRLYIIPGVSKDTKFNPKTRKEIRNIEWFPIEKLPCHRNDMTPKSKLGLAPNKFFMAIPFIRPLRDWISSLKGEPPDSDEDLANNRNTPSKPADNIRSKSRHVTGADVFPAESWTKHKQQKTPGYLGQYDPNQRASLKGSGKRSQDSPCVKKGSSDKQQKDEKRHQPRRLHEIFERDLAPSCSSYLLSAEDKDFDLLVSSETFLNFRFDRDAIMKCFEY, from the exons ATGTTTTCAGCTAACATGGACACAAAAAGAGTGGAGATCCCCTCCAGCGTCCTGGATGATCTCTGCAG CCGGTTCATCCTTCACATCCCCAGTGAGGAGAGGGACAATGCTATCCGAGTGTGCTTCCAGATTGAGCTGGCCCACTGGTTCTACCTGGACTTCTGCATGCAGAACACTCCAGGAGCGCCGCACTGTGGAATAAGAGACTTTGCCAAAGCAG TCTTCCAACATTGTCCATTTCTGCTGCCCCATGGAGAGGATGTGCAGAAAGTCCTCGAGCAGTGGAAGGAGTACAAGATGGGCGTCCCTACTTACGGAGCTATCATTCTTGATGAATCACTAGAAAAT GTACTTCTTGTTCAGGGCTACCTTGCAAAATCGGGCTGGGGCTTTCCAAAGGGGAAAGTGAACGAGGATGAAGCTCCTTATGACTGCGCAGTTCGTGAA GTGCTGGAAGAGACGGGCTTTGATATCAAGAATCGCATCTGCAAAGACATGTTCATCGAGCAGAAGATCACCGACCAGCTGGTGCGGCTCTATATCATCCCAGGAGTGTCCAAAGATACAAAGTTCAACCCTAAAACAAGGAAGGAGATCCGG aATATTGAATGGTTTCCTATTGAGAAACTGCCCTGTCACAGGAACGACATGACCCCAAAATCTAAACTTGGACTCGCCCCGAATAAATTCTTCATGGCCATCCCATTCATAAG ACCTCTACGAGACTGGATTAGCAGTCTGAAAGGCGAACCACCGGACAGCGACGAGGACTTGGCAAACAACAGGAACACTCCGTCCAAACCTGCAGACAACATTCG GTCTAAATCCCGCCACGTCACAggtgctgatgtgtttcctgcAGAGAGCTGGAccaaacacaagcagcagaaaACTCCAGGATACCTGGGCCAGTACGACCCAAACCAG AGAGCCAGCCTGAAAGGCAGCGGGAAGAGAAGCCAGGACTCTCCCTGTGTGAAGAAAGGAAGCAGCGACAAGCAG CagaaagatgagaaaagacATCAGCCCAGAAGACTCCATGAGATCTTTGAGAGAG ATTTGGCCCCGAGCTGTTCCAGCTACCTCTTATCAGCTGAAGACAAAGACTTTGACCTCCTTGTTTCCTCCGAGACCTTCCTGAACTTCAGATTTGACAGAGACGCCATCATGAAATGTTTCGAGTACTGA
- the psmb10 gene encoding proteasome subunit beta type-10: MLHSLNPSQQQPAGFCFENTRRNTVLESSLSEVGYKAPGARKTGTTIAGVVYKDGVILGADTRATDDMVVADKNCMKIHYIAPKIYCCGAGVAADANTTTQIMASNVELHMLNTGRPPLVAMVTRQLKQMLYRYQGHMGASVIVGGVDVTGAHLYSVYPHGSYDKLPFLTMGSGAAAAVSVFEDRFKPNMEVEEAKQLVRDAIAAGIFCDLGSGSNVDLCVITEAGVELLRGYDKPTTKGKREGQYKYKPGTTAVLTSTETRLSLDVVDESVQTMDTQ; encoded by the exons ATGCTGCACTCTCTGAACCccagccagcagcagcctgcaggtttCTGCTTCGAAAACACCCGCAG GAATACAGTTTTAGAGTCCAGCTTGTCAGAGGTTGGCTACAAAGCTCCCGGTGCAAGAAAGACGGGTACCACCATCGCTGGGGTGGTGTACAAA GATGGAGTGATCCTCGGAGCAGATACCAGAGCTACTGATGACATGGTGGTGGCCGACAAAAACTGCATGAAGATTCATTACATCGCTCCAAAGATCTA CTGCTGCGGAGCTGGCGTGGCTGCAGATGCAAACACAACCACGCAGATTATGGCATCCAACGTGGAGCTCCACATGCTAAACACCGGCCGACCCCCCctcgttgccatggtaaccagaCAGCTGAAACAGATGCTGTACAG gTACCAGGGTCACATGGGTGCATCAGTGATTGTTGGTGGCGTGGATGTGACTGGTGCTCACTTGTACAGCGTTTATCCTCATGGCTCCTATGATAAACTTCCTTTTCTCACCATGG GTTCTGGAGCTGCCGCTGCTGTTTCTGTATTTGAGGACAGATTCAAGCCAAACATGGAG GTGGAAGAAGCAAAGCAGCTGGTACGGGATGCCATTGCTGCAGGGATTTTCTGTGACTTGGGTTCAGGCAGCAACGTGGATTTATGTGTCATCACCGAAGCTGGAGTGGAGTTATTGAGAGGTTACGACAAGCCCACGACGAAGGGGAAAAG AGAGGGACAGTACAAGTACAAGCCCGGCACCACCGCCGTCCTGACCAGCACTGAGACCCGTCTCTCTCTGGACGTGGTGGATGAATCTGTTCAGACGATGGACACTCAGTGA